Proteins found in one Nostoc sp. NIES-3756 genomic segment:
- the ggt gene encoding gamma-glutamyltransferase gives MPTLTKAKQVVFTVFSLGVLCYGEIVSATITLPLRSKSGMVVSAHPLASQAGVEMLRKGGNAVDAAVATTFAISVVEPFSAGIGGGGFLLMRSQKTGEIKALDFRERAPLKATRKMYLDAEGKVRPNVSINGYLAVATPGTIAGMYEVHRRYGKLPWSEVVKPAIALAKDGFILGQRPTWRSISVYETRKQAILNNPAAREIFTRNGEFYQPGERLVQRDLARTLETIAQNPQNFYTGSIARAIAADMAKNGGLITLADLKAYKPIWRNPVCGNFRQAKICSMPPPSSGGVLLIQMLNIIGDTDLKSWGWHHPNALHLLTEAMKIAYSDRSQYLGDPDFVKIPLQALISPAYGKKRRAEINTDRATPSTQVKPIAPEILQKFGQAEIPQRIYARYESPETSHINVVDDERNAVSLTFTVNYGFGSGVVASGTGILLNDEMDDFAAAPGVPNVFGLVGNEANAIAPRKTPLSSMTPTIITENERLRMVVGAPGGSTIITQVLQVILNVLEYNMDAGAAVSVPRIHHQWLPDELRVESWGLDALTLQDLRRRGHNVKEISPWGNINAIVVTKAGDLEGAADPRGEGIPIAK, from the coding sequence ATGCCTACCCTGACCAAAGCCAAACAGGTTGTATTTACCGTTTTTTCTCTTGGGGTTCTCTGTTACGGTGAAATAGTCTCTGCCACTATTACCTTACCTCTACGCAGCAAGAGTGGGATGGTAGTATCTGCCCATCCTTTGGCGAGTCAGGCGGGGGTGGAAATGTTACGCAAAGGTGGAAATGCTGTCGATGCAGCAGTAGCTACAACTTTTGCTATTTCTGTAGTTGAGCCGTTTTCCGCCGGAATTGGTGGTGGGGGATTTTTGTTGATGCGTTCCCAGAAAACGGGAGAAATTAAGGCGTTGGATTTTCGGGAACGCGCACCCCTCAAAGCTACGAGAAAAATGTATTTGGATGCGGAAGGTAAGGTGCGTCCGAATGTAAGTATTAATGGTTATTTGGCGGTAGCTACACCAGGAACGATCGCTGGTATGTATGAAGTGCATCGTCGTTATGGTAAGTTACCTTGGAGCGAGGTGGTAAAACCTGCGATCGCACTTGCTAAAGATGGTTTTATTCTCGGTCAAAGACCAACTTGGCGTTCTATTTCAGTATATGAAACTCGCAAACAAGCAATTCTCAACAACCCAGCCGCCAGGGAAATCTTCACTCGTAACGGCGAATTTTATCAGCCAGGGGAAAGGTTAGTACAACGTGATTTAGCACGCACATTAGAAACGATCGCCCAAAATCCCCAAAACTTTTATACTGGTAGTATCGCCCGTGCGATCGCCGCAGACATGGCAAAAAATGGCGGTTTAATTACCTTAGCCGACCTCAAAGCCTATAAACCTATCTGGCGAAATCCTGTCTGCGGTAATTTCCGTCAAGCTAAAATCTGCTCAATGCCACCGCCATCATCAGGTGGTGTGCTGCTGATACAGATGTTGAATATTATTGGTGACACAGATTTAAAATCTTGGGGTTGGCATCACCCAAATGCTTTGCATTTATTAACAGAAGCAATGAAAATTGCTTACAGCGATCGCTCACAATATTTAGGCGACCCCGATTTTGTCAAGATTCCCCTGCAAGCGCTGATTAGTCCAGCCTACGGCAAAAAGCGCCGTGCTGAAATCAATACAGATAGAGCCACACCCTCAACGCAAGTCAAACCCATCGCACCAGAGATTTTACAGAAGTTTGGACAAGCAGAGATTCCCCAAAGGATATATGCACGCTATGAATCTCCCGAAACTAGCCATATCAATGTTGTCGATGATGAACGTAATGCAGTCAGCCTCACATTCACCGTTAACTATGGCTTTGGTTCTGGGGTAGTTGCATCGGGAACTGGTATTCTACTCAACGATGAGATGGATGATTTTGCTGCTGCGCCGGGAGTTCCCAATGTATTTGGACTAGTGGGTAACGAAGCCAATGCGATCGCACCCCGAAAAACGCCCCTATCAAGCATGACACCGACCATCATCACCGAGAACGAACGCCTGCGGATGGTAGTAGGTGCGCCCGGTGGTAGCACCATCATCACTCAAGTTTTGCAAGTAATACTTAATGTTTTGGAATATAATATGGATGCTGGTGCAGCCGTATCTGTTCCACGCATACATCACCAGTGGCTACCCGATGAATTGCGAGTAGAATCTTGGGGTTTAGATGCACTTACCCTGCAAGACTTACGCCGACGCGGACATAACGTCAAAGAAATTAGTCCTTGGGGCAATATTAACGCGATCGTCGTCACCAAAGCAGGCGACTTAGAAGGCGCAGCCGACCCACGCGGCGAAGGTATTCCCATAGCAAAATGA
- a CDS encoding DUF1802 family protein: MLTQLTQTVHTLKEWAVAINALESGKTIMLLRKGGIKEKNRRFQVAHEQVLLYPTYEHQQPSLLKAEYANLVHPVPSGWHPQTVRIGSWAQITDILPLNDEAIIKALFPFHIWNENFISDRLNWKPQQPIFILLLRVYKLPQAQEIPYLPEYGGCKSWIDITAPINLEDSHPVLSDSDYRQIVDEVKAVS, encoded by the coding sequence ATGCTGACACAATTGACTCAAACAGTGCATACCCTTAAAGAATGGGCAGTGGCAATCAACGCCTTGGAAAGTGGTAAAACAATTATGCTGCTACGCAAAGGTGGTATTAAAGAAAAGAACAGACGCTTTCAAGTAGCCCACGAACAGGTTCTACTTTATCCCACCTATGAACATCAACAGCCATCTTTACTCAAGGCTGAATATGCAAACCTTGTACACCCAGTACCATCTGGTTGGCATCCCCAAACCGTTCGTATTGGCAGTTGGGCGCAAATTACCGACATTCTACCCCTCAATGATGAAGCAATTATCAAAGCTTTATTCCCCTTCCACATTTGGAATGAGAACTTTATTAGCGATCGCTTAAACTGGAAACCACAACAACCAATATTCATTCTCCTCCTACGGGTTTATAAATTACCCCAAGCCCAAGAAATTCCCTATCTTCCAGAATACGGCGGCTGCAAATCTTGGATAGATATCACCGCACCTATCAACCTAGAAGATTCCCACCCAGTTTTATCTGACTCTGACTACAGGCAGATTGTAGACGAAGTTAAGGCTGTCAGTTGA
- a CDS encoding aldo/keto reductase, whose amino-acid sequence MQKRTLGTSDVKISPILMGTWQAGKKMWVGIEDADSIKTIRAAVEAGITTIDTAEVYGDGHSERIVAEALSDVRDQVEYATKVFANHLKYDQVIEACDRSLKNLKTDYIDLYQIHWPSGAFNSEIVPIKETMSALNHLKEQGKIRAIGVSNFSRAQLAEASQYGRIDSLQPPYSLFWRQVEKETAPYCVENHISILAYSPLAQGLLTGKFTRVQKFDPADNRAKNKLFQGENFERAQQALDKLRPIAERHHATLAQLALAWLIAQPQTNAIAGARYPEQAKDNAQAGNIQLSTEEINEIDAIGRIVTDHLDDSSVMWNW is encoded by the coding sequence ATGCAAAAGCGAACACTAGGCACATCCGATGTCAAAATATCACCCATTCTCATGGGAACTTGGCAAGCCGGCAAGAAAATGTGGGTAGGAATTGAAGACGCGGACTCAATTAAAACCATCCGTGCGGCTGTTGAGGCGGGAATCACAACGATTGACACAGCTGAAGTCTACGGTGATGGACATTCTGAAAGGATTGTAGCTGAAGCTTTATCTGATGTGCGCGACCAAGTGGAATATGCAACCAAAGTTTTCGCCAACCATCTCAAGTATGACCAAGTAATTGAGGCTTGCGATCGCTCCCTCAAAAATCTGAAGACAGATTATATAGACTTATACCAAATTCATTGGCCCTCTGGTGCTTTCAATAGTGAAATCGTGCCAATTAAGGAAACCATGAGCGCTCTCAACCACCTGAAAGAACAAGGCAAGATTCGCGCCATTGGTGTTTCCAACTTCTCCCGCGCCCAATTAGCCGAAGCTTCACAATATGGCAGAATTGACAGCCTACAACCACCTTACTCGTTATTTTGGCGACAAGTAGAAAAGGAAACAGCACCTTACTGTGTAGAAAATCATATCTCCATTTTGGCTTATTCGCCCCTAGCCCAAGGATTGCTAACAGGTAAGTTTACTCGCGTACAGAAATTTGACCCAGCAGATAACCGCGCTAAGAATAAACTATTCCAAGGCGAAAATTTTGAACGCGCCCAACAAGCGTTAGATAAACTACGCCCCATCGCTGAACGCCATCATGCAACTTTGGCGCAGTTAGCATTAGCTTGGTTAATTGCCCAACCCCAAACAAATGCGATCGCTGGCGCACGCTATCCTGAACAAGCCAAAGACAACGCCCAAGCTGGCAATATCCAATTATCTACTGAGGAGATTAACGAAATTGATGCGATCGGTCGTATTGTCACCGACCATCTTGATGATAGTTCTGTTATGTGGAATTGGTAA
- a CDS encoding EAL domain-containing protein, with protein MSEASLTAKTCICRHLNSCQRQQAGKLFLWFPTQHTIKKVTNYLQQLTIKYESMDQRPGLSLYCQAGQAQKVAIKLSQILTQIELKETQVLFIKGDTQPKLQDFSEIGSLQRFIKFTESDWLIEMMAKERFTTHFQPIVSMKNTSEIYGYEALLRGIDEQGNLIMPGSIIELATEAGLLPQFDRIARLSTITQFSRYQLGEKIFINFAPTALYDPVSCLRSTVEAIDKAGISHERVVFEVVESDSPQNLEHLKAVLKYYRDAGFSIALDDIGSGYSGLNLLHQLRPDLIKLDMELTRNVHLDPYKASITEKLLEIAQKLDILTVAEGIECIEELNWLQERGATFAQGFLIAKPSPIPVTTTPQLEMKSTVVLHSYQQVRQFVQNQSESEKIVAAATQRIRQSLNLEEILQTTADEVRQLFEVDRVLIYQFKPDWSGFVAVESLAEGCLSILGFQVMDTCFQATQGTYYQQGHTKATEDIEHAGLTTCHLDLLRSLQIRANLVVPILQKERLWGLLIAHQCRSTRQWQQSEINLFNQLAGQAAIAIQQSELYQQLKQANQELQRLASLDGLTQIANRRGFDNRLTVEWEQLAQEQAYISLILCDIDYFKLYNDTLGHLAGDDVIKYVANAISKTLTESSHLVARYGGEEFAIILPNIDAQGAVALAKEIQTSVNALKLAHPSSFIGEFITLSFGVATIIPKRQLSPLNLIAAADQGLYQAKAKGRNCIVQVAENM; from the coding sequence ATGAGTGAAGCATCGTTAACCGCTAAAACTTGTATTTGTCGTCATCTTAATTCGTGTCAGCGTCAACAAGCGGGTAAACTTTTTCTCTGGTTCCCTACTCAACACACCATCAAAAAAGTTACTAACTATCTACAGCAGTTAACTATTAAATATGAATCAATGGATCAGCGTCCAGGTTTGAGTTTGTACTGTCAGGCCGGACAAGCCCAAAAAGTTGCTATTAAATTGTCTCAAATTTTGACACAGATAGAACTAAAAGAAACGCAAGTTCTATTCATTAAGGGTGATACTCAACCTAAACTCCAGGATTTTAGTGAAATTGGTTCATTGCAACGTTTTATTAAATTCACTGAGTCCGACTGGCTGATAGAAATGATGGCAAAGGAACGCTTCACTACTCATTTCCAACCCATTGTTTCCATGAAAAATACATCGGAAATTTATGGATATGAAGCACTATTACGAGGAATAGACGAACAGGGCAATTTAATCATGCCAGGTTCTATCATAGAATTGGCAACCGAAGCTGGACTTCTACCCCAATTCGACCGTATTGCTCGTCTCAGCACTATCACTCAATTCAGTCGCTATCAACTAGGTGAAAAAATCTTCATCAATTTTGCACCTACAGCACTTTATGACCCCGTATCTTGTCTACGTTCTACAGTAGAAGCTATTGATAAAGCAGGTATTTCTCATGAACGGGTTGTCTTTGAAGTTGTAGAATCAGACAGTCCGCAAAATTTAGAACATCTCAAGGCTGTTCTTAAATATTACCGGGATGCAGGCTTTTCCATTGCTCTTGATGACATTGGTTCTGGTTACTCCGGTCTGAACTTATTGCATCAGTTACGTCCAGATTTGATTAAATTGGACATGGAGTTAACCAGGAATGTCCATCTAGATCCCTATAAAGCTTCAATTACAGAAAAACTTTTAGAAATTGCCCAAAAATTAGATATTCTAACGGTGGCTGAAGGAATTGAGTGTATTGAGGAACTGAATTGGCTGCAAGAACGAGGCGCAACTTTTGCACAAGGGTTTTTAATTGCTAAACCCAGTCCTATACCTGTCACAACTACACCTCAGTTGGAAATGAAATCAACTGTAGTCTTGCATTCTTACCAGCAGGTTCGACAATTTGTCCAAAACCAAAGTGAGTCAGAAAAAATTGTGGCGGCTGCGACGCAGCGTATTCGTCAATCATTAAATTTGGAAGAAATTTTGCAAACTACAGCAGATGAAGTAAGACAATTATTTGAGGTAGACAGGGTTTTAATTTATCAGTTTAAGCCAGACTGGAGTGGGTTTGTTGCTGTAGAATCTTTAGCCGAAGGATGCTTATCTATCTTGGGATTTCAGGTGATGGATACATGCTTTCAAGCTACTCAGGGAACTTATTATCAACAAGGTCATACTAAAGCGACTGAAGATATCGAACATGCTGGACTCACAACGTGTCATCTCGACTTGTTGCGGAGTTTGCAAATTCGCGCTAACTTAGTTGTACCCATTTTGCAAAAAGAACGTTTATGGGGGCTGTTAATTGCTCATCAATGCCGCAGCACTAGACAATGGCAACAATCAGAGATTAATCTATTTAACCAGTTGGCGGGGCAAGCTGCGATCGCTATTCAGCAATCAGAACTTTACCAGCAACTAAAACAAGCTAACCAAGAACTACAACGCCTCGCATCGTTAGATGGTTTAACTCAAATCGCCAATCGACGTGGTTTTGATAATAGACTCACAGTAGAATGGGAGCAATTAGCACAAGAGCAAGCTTACATTTCTTTAATTTTGTGTGATATCGATTACTTTAAGCTTTATAACGATACATTAGGACATTTAGCTGGAGATGATGTCATTAAATACGTTGCTAATGCTATCTCAAAAACACTCACCGAGTCTAGTCATTTAGTAGCTCGGTATGGTGGAGAAGAGTTTGCAATTATTTTGCCAAATATTGATGCGCAAGGAGCTGTTGCTCTTGCCAAAGAAATTCAAACTAGTGTAAATGCGTTAAAACTTGCTCATCCTAGTTCTTTTATTGGTGAGTTTATTACATTAAGTTTTGGTGTAGCTACTATTATCCCCAAGCGCCAATTATCTCCACTCAATTTGATTGCTGCGGCTGACCAAGGACTTTACCAAGCAAAAGCAAAAGGTAGAAACTGTATAGTCCAGGTGGCAGAAAATATGTAG